Proteins encoded together in one Variovorax paradoxus EPS window:
- a CDS encoding SirB1 family protein: protein MTFTFQVPTALEYFESLVRSDDHFPLLEAAASLAQDEYPELDVQQVLGDVDQLLARLKRRLPADAAPLARLRALNQFFFNDLNFGGNVNDYYDPDNSYLNAVLRTRRGIPISLAVLWMELAQGLGLQARGIGFPGHFMLKVTLPKGQVVIDPFTGKSLSREELGERLEPYKRSNGLVGDFDVPLGLYLQPASSREIIGRMLRNLKEVHRAQEDWQRAIAVQDRLIALLPSAWGEYRDRGIAHAEQGNTALAVHDLEVYLTHAEDALDIDAIAERVAALRRTANG, encoded by the coding sequence ATGACGTTCACATTTCAGGTCCCAACCGCTCTGGAATATTTCGAATCGCTCGTCCGCAGCGATGACCATTTCCCGCTGCTCGAGGCGGCCGCCAGCCTGGCGCAAGACGAATACCCCGAACTCGATGTCCAGCAGGTCCTCGGCGACGTCGACCAACTCCTCGCCCGCCTGAAGCGCCGCCTCCCGGCCGACGCCGCACCGCTCGCCCGGCTGCGCGCGCTGAACCAGTTCTTCTTCAACGACCTGAACTTCGGCGGCAACGTCAACGACTACTACGACCCGGACAACAGCTACCTGAACGCCGTGCTGCGCACCCGCCGCGGCATTCCGATTTCGCTGGCGGTGCTGTGGATGGAACTGGCGCAGGGCCTGGGCCTGCAGGCACGCGGCATCGGATTTCCGGGCCACTTCATGCTCAAGGTCACGCTGCCCAAGGGGCAGGTGGTGATCGATCCGTTCACCGGCAAGTCGCTCTCGCGCGAAGAGCTTGGCGAGCGGCTGGAGCCCTACAAGCGCAGCAACGGGCTGGTCGGCGACTTCGACGTGCCGCTGGGCCTCTACCTGCAACCGGCCAGTTCGCGCGAGATCATTGGCCGCATGCTGCGCAACCTGAAGGAAGTGCACCGCGCGCAGGAAGACTGGCAGCGCGCCATCGCCGTGCAGGATCGCCTGATCGCGCTCTTGCCCAGCGCCTGGGGCGAGTACCGCGACCGCGGCATCGCGCACGCGGAGCAGGGCAACACCGCGCTGGCGGTGCACGACCTGGAGGTCTACCTGACCCACGCGGAGGACGCCCTGGACATCGACGCCATCGCCGAGCGCGTGGCCGCCTTGCGACGAACGGCCAACGGATGA